Proteins co-encoded in one Polynucleobacter sp. MWH-UH19D genomic window:
- a CDS encoding tetratricopeptide repeat protein, whose product MNREELNQLLSLAEVYFLEKKAQLAEVILHKILLAYPKHSRANELLAYIAGGTGNLDNYYALLKLSCESDECTPTALYYYGSTSLEKGCLAEAIKSLKSSLEKAGDFFEGLHDLATAQAMVGAKSEALQNYQKALALNQSSPELFFNLARLYDDLGELTLSLKNYDEAIKLNSNYVEAWCNRGIDLRKMLQFPEAKNSFTRALQINPNFVDAWISRGLTFSEMGHTREALDDYDHALRLDPNNVVALVNKASVLHDIGRYQDSVQTYDRALALSPDLPYAFSERFHIKMKIAQWDDYTESLNMLCNQVSHEGRPSTPFAVVVASHSEQMNLEAAKRYVSDKFPANNLRPKFKPPISGGRVRVGYFSNDYFNHATSFLMAELFELHNRDKFEIFAFSFGEKRDDEMHQRLQNAFDHFIEVGHLSDSAIADLSRQMAIDIAVDIKGFTRAARPGIFANYAAPIQVNYLGYPASMGAEYIDYIIADPVLIPEENQRSFSEKIIYMPNSYQVNDSKRVIADDEFKRADFDLPSDAFVYCCFNNTYKITPNIFDSWMRILKCVPNSVLWLLEDNALAKQNILLEANKRGLEKGRIIFSTRMDLPGHLARHKLADVFLDTLPCCAHTTASDALWAGLPIVAQVGATFAGRVSASLLRALDMPELIVESGEHYESLAIQLGRSPNDLQALRVKLKTNIENKPLFNTELFIKNLEAAYLSVLERKSAQLAPDHVFIN is encoded by the coding sequence ATGAACCGCGAAGAGCTAAATCAACTACTGTCCTTGGCCGAGGTTTATTTCCTTGAAAAAAAGGCTCAGCTTGCAGAAGTAATTCTCCATAAAATCCTTTTGGCATACCCCAAACATTCTAGGGCGAATGAATTACTTGCTTATATTGCGGGCGGCACTGGTAATCTCGATAATTATTACGCATTGCTTAAACTTTCTTGCGAGTCAGATGAATGTACGCCAACTGCTCTTTATTATTACGGCTCCACAAGTTTGGAAAAGGGATGCCTTGCTGAGGCAATCAAAAGTCTTAAATCTTCCTTGGAAAAAGCGGGTGATTTTTTTGAGGGTCTTCATGACTTGGCTACTGCTCAAGCAATGGTTGGAGCAAAAAGTGAAGCCTTGCAAAACTACCAGAAGGCGCTAGCCTTGAATCAAAGCTCACCCGAGCTATTCTTTAACTTGGCAAGACTATATGATGATCTGGGAGAATTAACTCTATCTTTAAAAAATTATGATGAGGCAATCAAGTTAAATTCGAATTACGTTGAGGCTTGGTGTAATAGAGGCATTGATTTGCGAAAAATGCTTCAGTTTCCTGAAGCAAAAAATTCATTTACTAGAGCATTACAAATTAACCCAAATTTTGTGGACGCCTGGATAAGTAGGGGGCTTACGTTCAGTGAAATGGGTCATACAAGAGAGGCCTTAGATGATTATGATCATGCTTTAAGACTTGATCCTAATAATGTAGTTGCTTTGGTTAATAAGGCATCGGTCCTGCATGATATAGGTCGTTATCAGGATTCTGTTCAAACTTATGATCGAGCATTGGCTCTTAGTCCAGACCTTCCATATGCATTTTCTGAGCGATTCCATATAAAAATGAAAATTGCGCAGTGGGATGATTATACGGAAAGCCTAAACATGCTTTGTAACCAGGTTTCACATGAAGGCAGGCCCTCAACCCCCTTTGCCGTGGTTGTAGCATCACACTCTGAGCAAATGAATTTAGAGGCCGCCAAGAGATATGTCTCGGATAAATTTCCCGCTAATAATTTAAGGCCAAAATTTAAGCCGCCTATTTCTGGTGGGAGGGTGAGGGTCGGATATTTTTCAAACGACTACTTTAATCATGCAACCTCTTTCTTGATGGCAGAATTATTCGAGCTCCATAATCGCGACAAATTTGAGATATTTGCTTTCTCGTTTGGCGAAAAACGCGATGATGAAATGCATCAAAGGCTACAAAATGCATTCGATCACTTTATTGAGGTGGGTCATCTTTCTGACTCGGCGATTGCTGACTTATCGAGGCAAATGGCTATTGATATCGCGGTTGATATTAAGGGTTTTACCCGGGCTGCCCGGCCAGGAATTTTCGCAAATTACGCCGCCCCCATTCAGGTTAATTATCTTGGGTACCCTGCCAGCATGGGGGCTGAGTATATTGATTACATCATTGCTGATCCGGTGCTGATTCCAGAAGAAAATCAGAGATCTTTCTCAGAAAAAATTATTTACATGCCAAATTCATACCAGGTAAATGATTCAAAGAGGGTGATCGCTGATGATGAATTCAAGCGCGCTGATTTTGACTTGCCATCTGATGCGTTTGTGTATTGTTGTTTCAACAACACTTATAAAATCACTCCAAATATTTTTGATAGCTGGATGAGGATTTTGAAATGTGTTCCTAATTCAGTTTTATGGCTTTTAGAGGACAACGCACTTGCAAAACAAAATATTCTTTTGGAGGCGAACAAAAGGGGCCTAGAAAAGGGGAGGATTATCTTTTCTACCAGAATGGATCTTCCAGGCCATTTAGCCCGCCACAAGTTGGCGGATGTTTTTTTGGATACCCTTCCTTGTTGTGCACACACTACGGCAAGTGATGCGCTATGGGCTGGATTACCCATAGTTGCCCAGGTCGGCGCAACTTTTGCCGGAAGAGTATCGGCAAGCTTACTAAGGGCATTGGATATGCCTGAGCTAATTGTCGAATCTGGTGAGCATTACGAGAGTTTGGCGATTCAACTTGGGCGCTCGCCTAATGATTTGCAAGCCTTAAGGGTAAAACTTAAAACTAATATTGAAAATAAGCCTCTTTTTAACACAGAATTGTTTATAAAAAATCTCGAGGCTGCTTACCTTTCCGTACTTGAGAGGAAATCAGCGCAATTAGCGCCGGATCATGTGTTCATCAATTAA
- the mscL gene encoding large conductance mechanosensitive channel protein MscL has product MGVLKEFRDFAVKGNVIDLAVGVIIGGAFGKIVDSLVNDIVMPVISTLLGGHIDFTNLFIVLGHVPEGVPRTFDALKKAGVPIFAYGNFITISINFILLAFVIFQMVQVVNKIRIIDAPPAPPTPEDVVLLREIRDSLKK; this is encoded by the coding sequence ATGGGTGTTTTAAAGGAATTTCGAGACTTTGCAGTCAAGGGAAACGTAATCGATTTAGCTGTCGGCGTAATTATTGGAGGAGCCTTTGGCAAGATCGTTGACTCCCTAGTAAATGACATCGTGATGCCCGTCATTTCGACCCTTTTAGGAGGCCACATTGACTTTACCAACCTGTTTATTGTTTTGGGGCACGTTCCGGAGGGTGTGCCCAGAACCTTCGATGCCCTCAAGAAAGCTGGGGTGCCCATCTTTGCGTATGGCAACTTCATTACAATTTCGATCAACTTTATCCTGCTCGCATTTGTTATCTTTCAAATGGTCCAAGTTGTAAACAAGATTCGCATCATCGACGCGCCTCCCGCACCCCCAACCCCAGAAGATGTTGTGTTGCTAAGAGAGATCCGTGATAGCTTAAAAAAATGA
- the petA gene encoding ubiquinol-cytochrome c reductase iron-sulfur subunit, which produces MSDKPCMDKDRRNWLIATSAVGGVGAAAALYPFVDSFEPSERAKAAGAAVEIDITGMKPDEMRTIEWRGKPVWVIRRTPEQVAELSKLDGELADPNSLRDPSQFTPPYAQNQWRSIKPEYLVVVGICTHLGCSPTAKFEAGPQPSLPNTWPGGFLCPCHGSTFDMAGRVYKNKPAPDNLEVPPHMYLSDTKILIGEDKKA; this is translated from the coding sequence ATGAGTGACAAGCCCTGTATGGACAAGGATCGTCGTAATTGGCTGATCGCGACTTCCGCGGTTGGCGGCGTAGGTGCAGCAGCTGCCCTTTACCCCTTTGTAGATAGTTTTGAGCCATCTGAGCGTGCAAAAGCCGCTGGCGCAGCTGTTGAGATCGATATTACAGGCATGAAGCCTGATGAGATGCGTACTATTGAATGGCGTGGTAAGCCTGTATGGGTAATTCGCCGAACCCCTGAGCAGGTGGCTGAGCTATCTAAGCTTGATGGTGAATTAGCTGATCCAAATTCTTTGCGTGACCCTTCTCAATTTACACCCCCTTACGCTCAAAATCAGTGGCGCTCAATTAAGCCAGAGTACTTGGTAGTGGTGGGCATATGTACGCACTTGGGCTGTTCTCCAACCGCCAAATTTGAAGCAGGTCCACAACCATCTTTACCAAATACTTGGCCTGGCGGCTTCCTTTGCCCATGTCATGGCTCAACATTTGACATGGCGGGTCGCGTATACAAAAACAAACCAGCCCCAGATAACCTTGAAGTGCCGCCACATATGTATTTAAGCGATACCAAGATTCTGATCGGCGAAGATAAGAAGGCCTAA